A single Lysinibacter sp. HNR DNA region contains:
- a CDS encoding ABC transporter ATP-binding protein, translating into MSDDKVPARPSGPVGRGPMGPMGGGGPAQKALNFGASSRRFVRRLRPEQWRMYVVGFLAVVSVFFSVLGPKLLGDGVNIVFSGAISLSLPKGATQAQVVQEMRTRGDNQQADMLSSMELTPGHGIDFGALGRILVVVLALYILSSVFSWMQAYILNGIVQRTVYRLREDVEHKINSLPLRYFDKMQRGELLSRVTNDIDNISQTLQQTLSQVLTSLLTVVGVTVMMFVVSPLLALIALITIPLTLIITVLIAKRSQKHFVAQWKYTGELNGQVEEAFSGHSLVKVFGRHREVEEVFRAKNEEMYRASFSAQFISGMIMPSMMFVGNLMYVVIAVVGGLRVASGTMQLGDVTAFIQYSRQFTQPLTQLGSMANLLQSGVASAERVFELLDAEEQSSDADPAESPNKDKGRLVFENVSFSYSEDKPLITDLSLVAEPGQTVAIVGPTGAGKTTLVNLIMRFYELNSGRITLDGTDIARMTRSDLRGRTGMVLQDTWLFSGTIRENIAYGRPDATEEEILHAAKATYVDRFVRSLPDGYDTVLSDEGSNVSAGEKQLLTIARAFLSHPSVLILDEATSSVDTRTELLVQKAMSALRADRTSFVIAHRLSTIRDADLILVMESGSIVEQGSHSELLEKRGAYHALYNSQFAGAVTEESDGRE; encoded by the coding sequence ATGAGTGACGACAAAGTTCCTGCGCGTCCCTCGGGGCCGGTTGGACGTGGACCTATGGGACCCATGGGAGGTGGGGGGCCCGCGCAAAAGGCGTTGAATTTCGGGGCAAGCTCAAGACGTTTTGTGCGGCGACTTCGTCCCGAGCAGTGGAGAATGTATGTCGTCGGTTTTCTTGCGGTGGTGAGCGTTTTCTTCTCTGTGCTCGGCCCAAAACTCTTGGGTGATGGGGTAAATATCGTCTTTTCTGGCGCTATTTCTTTGTCGCTTCCCAAAGGGGCTACTCAGGCTCAAGTTGTTCAGGAAATGCGAACCAGGGGTGATAACCAACAGGCTGACATGCTCAGCAGTATGGAGCTTACCCCGGGACACGGGATTGACTTTGGAGCCCTGGGGCGAATATTGGTGGTGGTGTTAGCGCTATATATACTCTCATCGGTATTTAGCTGGATGCAAGCGTACATTCTTAACGGGATTGTGCAGAGAACCGTTTACCGCCTGCGTGAGGATGTCGAGCACAAGATTAACTCTCTACCCTTGCGCTACTTCGATAAAATGCAGCGGGGAGAGCTTTTGAGTCGGGTCACAAACGACATTGATAACATCTCCCAAACGCTTCAGCAGACCCTGAGCCAGGTGCTCACGTCGCTGCTGACGGTAGTGGGGGTAACCGTGATGATGTTTGTCGTGTCACCCCTGTTGGCTCTGATCGCGCTCATCACTATTCCGCTGACGCTCATCATTACCGTGTTGATTGCAAAGCGGTCACAGAAACATTTTGTGGCTCAGTGGAAATATACCGGTGAGCTTAACGGCCAGGTTGAGGAAGCCTTTAGCGGACACTCCCTCGTGAAGGTTTTTGGTCGTCACCGTGAGGTGGAGGAAGTCTTCCGAGCGAAAAATGAAGAGATGTATCGCGCTAGCTTCAGCGCGCAATTTATATCTGGAATGATCATGCCCTCGATGATGTTTGTCGGAAACCTCATGTACGTGGTTATTGCGGTTGTGGGTGGTCTCCGTGTGGCGTCGGGCACGATGCAATTGGGTGACGTCACCGCTTTTATCCAGTACTCCCGACAGTTCACGCAGCCCCTTACACAATTGGGGTCGATGGCCAACCTCTTGCAATCGGGAGTGGCCTCGGCCGAGCGCGTGTTTGAACTGCTTGACGCAGAAGAACAGTCGAGTGACGCAGATCCGGCAGAGAGTCCTAACAAAGACAAAGGTCGTCTGGTCTTTGAAAACGTAAGCTTTAGTTACTCCGAGGATAAGCCGCTCATCACCGACCTTTCTCTCGTAGCAGAACCCGGCCAGACCGTGGCGATTGTTGGACCAACCGGGGCGGGTAAGACCACCCTGGTTAACCTCATCATGCGTTTTTACGAGTTAAACTCCGGTCGTATTACACTGGATGGAACCGATATCGCCCGCATGACTCGCAGCGATCTACGCGGTCGTACCGGAATGGTTCTCCAGGACACCTGGCTCTTTAGCGGGACGATTCGTGAGAACATCGCCTACGGTCGTCCCGACGCCACCGAGGAAGAGATACTACACGCGGCAAAGGCTACCTACGTGGATCGTTTTGTTCGTTCGCTTCCCGATGGCTACGATACTGTGCTGAGTGACGAGGGATCAAACGTGAGCGCTGGAGAAAAACAGCTCCTCACCATAGCTCGGGCGTTTCTCTCTCACCCCAGCGTGCTCATCCTTGATGAGGCCACAAGCTCTGTGGATACTCGAACTGAGCTGCTGGTTCAAAAAGCCATGAGTGCCCTCCGAGCGGATCGAACTAGTTTCGTGATTGCACACCGCCTCTCAACAATCAGAGACGCCGACCTTATTTTGGTGATGGAGTCTGGAAGTATCGTGGAGCAGGGCAGCCACAGCGAACTTCTAGAAAAACGCGGGGCGTATCACGCGCTCTATAATTCCCAATTTGCGGGGGCGGTTACCGAAGAAAGTGACGGGAGAGAATAG
- a CDS encoding asparaginase, whose translation MSTEIFSPSDAAQLAVVTRSGFVESRHMGSAIVLNSEGEIIRELGNPRDLIFPRSALKPLQALAVLTSNVSLLPELSAIAASSHTGTARHLALVQQILNLANLDASALQCPADIPLDSDARGQVLREGLDPSPMFMACSGKHAAMLLACVVNDWPTESYLNEDHPLQAHIRDTVQRFSGEKITVSGVDGCGAPVYALSLIGLARATRRLVTARSSSPFPLHRTAAELHKNILANGWVIAGPGQPNSVVIDELKVFAKFGAEGVMIMGAPNGTTVALTILDGSLRAASITALELLVQAGALPRTEVERVAPRLNLSITGGHAIVGEIRPVV comes from the coding sequence ATGAGCACCGAGATCTTTAGCCCGAGTGACGCGGCCCAGCTTGCCGTTGTGACCCGCAGCGGGTTTGTTGAGTCACGCCATATGGGTTCCGCCATTGTCCTCAATAGTGAGGGTGAGATCATTCGTGAGCTAGGCAACCCACGAGACCTCATCTTTCCGCGTTCCGCACTCAAACCTCTGCAGGCGCTTGCCGTACTCACCAGCAACGTTTCTCTTCTCCCCGAGCTTTCCGCCATCGCCGCTTCCAGTCATACGGGAACCGCACGCCACCTTGCGCTCGTTCAGCAGATTCTTAACCTCGCTAATCTCGATGCATCCGCTCTGCAGTGTCCGGCGGATATCCCTCTAGACAGCGATGCGCGCGGTCAGGTGCTTCGTGAAGGACTTGATCCCAGCCCTATGTTTATGGCGTGCTCGGGCAAACACGCGGCAATGCTTCTTGCCTGTGTTGTTAACGACTGGCCTACCGAAAGCTACCTGAATGAGGATCACCCCCTTCAGGCTCATATCCGCGATACGGTGCAGCGTTTTTCGGGCGAGAAAATAACGGTGTCCGGGGTTGACGGTTGTGGTGCCCCGGTCTACGCGCTCAGCCTAATCGGCCTTGCGCGTGCCACCCGTAGGCTCGTAACGGCCCGGTCGAGTTCACCGTTTCCCCTCCATCGCACCGCCGCAGAGCTACACAAAAACATTCTTGCAAACGGCTGGGTCATTGCCGGCCCGGGACAGCCCAATAGCGTTGTCATTGACGAATTAAAAGTCTTTGCAAAGTTCGGTGCTGAGGGAGTCATGATTATGGGGGCGCCCAACGGCACAACGGTTGCACTCACGATACTTGACGGTAGCCTGAGAGCGGCAAGCATAACCGCGCTTGAGCTCCTAGTTCAGGCAGGTGCCCTTCCCCGCACGGAGGTTGAGCGTGTAGCACCCCGGTTAAATCTCAGTATCACCGGGGGGCATGCAATTGTCGGCGAAATTCGTCCCGTTGTCTAG
- a CDS encoding OsmC family protein produces MRSEHRYEVTVEWQGNNGTGTSGYRDYSRKHTIYASGKHPVEGSADSYFWGDSDRWNPEEMLLASLSQCHMLSYLYVAARDGIVVTSYRDRVSGTIRLDGGGGGEFTSATLSPVVTIAEEEMALSARTAHQIAGKLCFIARSVNFPIAYEPVIHYQDSSGEARV; encoded by the coding sequence ATGCGCAGCGAACATCGTTACGAGGTAACCGTTGAGTGGCAGGGTAATAACGGGACGGGAACAAGCGGATATCGCGACTACAGCCGTAAGCACACCATTTATGCGAGCGGCAAACACCCTGTTGAGGGTTCTGCCGATAGCTATTTTTGGGGGGATTCCGATCGTTGGAATCCCGAAGAGATGCTTCTTGCTTCACTCTCCCAGTGCCACATGCTGTCATATCTGTATGTTGCTGCGCGAGATGGGATAGTGGTGACGTCATATCGTGACAGGGTGAGCGGTACCATCAGACTGGATGGGGGCGGTGGGGGAGAATTTACCTCGGCCACTCTCAGCCCCGTGGTAACGATCGCTGAAGAAGAGATGGCTTTGTCGGCGCGGACAGCGCATCAAATCGCGGGTAAGCTCTGTTTTATCGCCAGATCGGTGAACTTTCCAATTGCCTACGAGCCGGTCATTCATTATCAGGACTCTTCGGGAGAGGCTCGCGTGTAA
- the metG gene encoding methionine--tRNA ligase, producing the protein MSNGSPFFITTPIFYVNDVPHIGHAYTEVAADVLARWHRQAGDDTWLLTGTDEHGQKILRTATANGVTPREWADKLVEEAWLPMLKTLDIRNDDFIRTTDDRHGKNVKKFLQHLYDGGHIYAGEFEALYCVGCEEFKPDSEIVMGTGEYEGVKVCAIHSKPLELLQEKNYFFRMSDFQDRLLALYEERPDFIQPASARNEVIAFVQQGLKDLSISRSSFDWGITIPWDSTHVTYVWFDALLNYITAVGYGENEEEFSRRWPARHIVGKDILRFHAVIWPAMLMAAGIEVPKSVFAHGWLLVGGEKMSKSKLTGIAPNEITDTFGSDAFRYYFSRAISFGQDGSFSWEDLNARYHAELANGFGNLASRVLAMNARYYSGSIPSPGTITDADREIQSIAERAAIEANKAIEAFQIHEALAHVWTVVDALNGYITDQEPWALAKDESARERLGTVLYTATEGLRVLAVLLSPVIPRATEKLWAALNAESALGALVEQNIRNAGIWGQLPPGNPVEALEVLFPRVESSS; encoded by the coding sequence ATGTCCAACGGTTCACCGTTTTTTATCACCACACCCATTTTTTACGTGAACGATGTTCCACACATTGGCCACGCCTATACCGAGGTTGCCGCTGACGTGCTGGCACGCTGGCATCGCCAAGCAGGAGACGATACTTGGCTCCTCACGGGCACCGACGAGCACGGACAAAAGATTCTGCGCACCGCAACAGCCAACGGTGTTACACCACGGGAGTGGGCAGACAAGCTGGTCGAGGAAGCCTGGCTCCCAATGCTCAAAACGCTTGATATCCGCAACGACGATTTCATTCGCACCACGGATGACCGCCACGGAAAAAACGTAAAGAAGTTCCTTCAGCATCTATACGACGGCGGGCACATATACGCGGGAGAGTTTGAAGCGCTGTACTGCGTGGGGTGCGAGGAATTTAAACCCGATAGTGAAATTGTGATGGGAACGGGTGAATACGAGGGCGTGAAGGTGTGCGCCATTCACTCCAAGCCGCTTGAGCTTTTGCAGGAAAAAAACTACTTTTTCCGAATGAGCGATTTTCAGGATCGACTGCTTGCCCTCTACGAGGAACGTCCAGACTTTATCCAACCGGCGAGCGCACGCAATGAGGTTATTGCGTTTGTTCAGCAGGGGCTTAAAGATCTCTCGATCTCGCGCTCAAGTTTTGACTGGGGAATTACAATTCCCTGGGACAGCACCCACGTAACCTACGTGTGGTTTGACGCGCTTCTCAACTACATCACTGCAGTGGGATACGGCGAGAACGAAGAGGAGTTCAGCAGACGCTGGCCCGCGCGCCATATCGTGGGTAAAGACATTCTGCGTTTTCACGCTGTAATTTGGCCCGCTATGCTCATGGCGGCAGGGATTGAGGTACCCAAGAGCGTGTTTGCTCACGGCTGGCTACTGGTCGGCGGTGAGAAGATGTCCAAGTCAAAGCTCACCGGAATCGCGCCGAACGAGATCACCGATACTTTTGGCTCGGACGCCTTCCGTTACTACTTCTCACGCGCGATAAGTTTTGGACAAGACGGTTCGTTTAGCTGGGAAGATCTGAACGCTCGCTATCATGCGGAGCTTGCGAACGGTTTTGGTAACCTGGCGAGTAGGGTGCTTGCCATGAACGCTCGTTACTACAGTGGGAGCATTCCCTCTCCGGGAACGATAACAGATGCGGACCGTGAGATTCAGAGTATCGCTGAGAGAGCGGCAATCGAAGCAAACAAAGCAATCGAAGCTTTCCAAATCCATGAGGCGCTTGCTCACGTTTGGACTGTGGTGGACGCTCTGAACGGCTACATTACAGATCAGGAGCCGTGGGCGCTCGCGAAGGACGAGAGTGCGCGTGAGCGTTTGGGAACAGTTCTCTATACCGCAACCGAGGGTCTGCGGGTTCTTGCCGTTTTGCTCTCTCCCGTTATCCCTCGCGCTACCGAGAAGCTGTGGGCTGCGCTGAACGCGGAGTCGGCTTTGGGCGCTCTGGTCGAGCAGAATATTCGAAACGCGGGGATCTGGGGACAGCTTCCGCCGGGTAATCCTGTGGAAGCGTTGGAAGTCCTCTTCCCTCGGGTAGAGTCCTCTTCCTAG
- a CDS encoding TatD family hydrolase yields the protein MNADKPVRVREKTEGRDLSYPPVPEKLTVPLYDNHTHLEIEDGESGMDPNEQLDRAERVGVRGIVQVGTDLDTSRWSARLAACDRRVLAAVALHPNEAPRLAERGVLEEHIAGVAELATQPRVRAVGETGLDFFRTGEAGRESQLYSFEQHIEIAKQHDLALQIHDRDAHEQVVETLLRVGAPERTVFHCYSGDEQLAAICADNGWYMSFAGTITFKNAVNLRSSLRVAPRSLIMVETDAPFLTPMPYRGRPNSAYLLPLTVRYMADVLDADLEVLCSQIAYNTEQVYGDWASDE from the coding sequence ATGAATGCAGATAAGCCCGTTCGAGTACGAGAAAAAACTGAGGGGCGTGACCTCAGCTATCCTCCCGTTCCAGAGAAGCTGACCGTTCCTCTCTACGACAACCACACCCATCTGGAGATTGAGGACGGGGAATCGGGTATGGATCCGAACGAGCAGCTCGACCGTGCTGAGCGTGTTGGGGTCCGCGGTATTGTACAGGTGGGTACGGATCTCGATACGAGTCGTTGGTCGGCCCGACTGGCCGCCTGCGATCGGCGGGTGTTGGCTGCTGTTGCGCTGCACCCGAACGAGGCTCCACGATTAGCAGAGCGGGGTGTTCTCGAGGAGCACATCGCCGGTGTTGCTGAGCTTGCAACGCAACCGAGGGTTCGTGCCGTGGGGGAGACGGGGCTGGATTTCTTTCGCACCGGTGAGGCGGGGCGAGAGAGTCAGTTGTACTCGTTTGAACAGCACATCGAGATTGCCAAGCAGCACGATTTAGCGTTGCAGATCCATGACCGTGATGCGCACGAACAGGTGGTCGAGACGCTTCTACGTGTGGGGGCGCCGGAACGCACCGTGTTTCACTGCTACTCGGGTGATGAACAGCTGGCCGCGATCTGCGCGGATAACGGATGGTATATGTCGTTTGCCGGAACCATAACCTTTAAGAACGCGGTTAATCTACGATCTTCGCTTCGTGTTGCTCCGCGGTCACTGATTATGGTGGAAACGGATGCCCCGTTTCTCACCCCCATGCCCTATCGGGGGCGCCCCAACTCTGCGTACCTTCTTCCACTCACCGTTCGTTACATGGCCGATGTTCTGGACGCGGATCTAGAGGTGTTATGCAGTCAAATTGCTTATAACACGGAACAGGTCTATGGGGATTGGGCGAGTGATGAGTGA
- the rsmA gene encoding 16S rRNA (adenine(1518)-N(6)/adenine(1519)-N(6))-dimethyltransferase RsmA: MGIGRVMSEREAHVTLLGPTEIRDLAELLGIVPTKKLGQNFVIDPNTVRRIVRTAGVRTGESVVEIGPGLGSLTLGLLEVGASVVAVEIDGRLAAQLPKTVQRLAPDSSLTVIHRDAMHVIELPSAPMRLVANLPYNVSVPVLLHFMEHFPTIVAGVVMVQAEVGNRIAAIPGSKVYGAPSVKAEWYGSWRTHGQVSRQIFWPVPNVDSVLVGFERRERPLGDEAERLATFTLIDAGFQQRRKMLRQSLQSVLGDTATASEIIEAAGVRPESRSEQLTVHDFLAIARIADRHTKIH, encoded by the coding sequence ATGGGGATTGGGCGAGTGATGAGTGAGCGTGAGGCACACGTTACCCTTCTTGGACCAACAGAAATACGCGATCTTGCGGAACTGTTGGGGATAGTACCCACAAAAAAGCTGGGGCAAAACTTTGTTATTGATCCCAATACGGTGCGTCGAATCGTACGCACTGCCGGGGTGAGGACAGGGGAGAGCGTTGTTGAGATTGGCCCGGGGCTAGGATCCCTCACGCTCGGATTGCTCGAGGTCGGAGCTTCGGTGGTTGCGGTCGAGATTGACGGGCGACTCGCGGCGCAGTTACCAAAGACAGTCCAGCGCCTGGCTCCAGACTCTTCTCTCACGGTTATTCATCGTGATGCGATGCACGTTATCGAACTACCAAGCGCTCCGATGCGACTTGTTGCCAACCTGCCCTATAACGTATCTGTTCCGGTATTGCTGCACTTCATGGAGCACTTTCCGACGATTGTTGCGGGTGTTGTGATGGTACAGGCCGAAGTGGGGAACCGGATAGCCGCCATACCCGGCTCCAAAGTTTACGGTGCCCCGAGCGTGAAAGCTGAATGGTATGGTTCCTGGCGCACTCACGGACAGGTGAGTCGACAAATTTTTTGGCCCGTTCCTAACGTTGATTCGGTGTTGGTGGGTTTCGAGCGGCGTGAGAGACCGCTGGGTGACGAGGCTGAGCGCTTGGCTACCTTTACCCTGATAGATGCGGGGTTCCAGCAGCGGCGTAAGATGCTGCGACAGTCTCTGCAATCGGTGCTGGGTGATACCGCTACGGCGTCGGAGATCATTGAGGCCGCCGGGGTTCGCCCGGAAAGCCGTAGTGAACAGCTGACGGTGCATGATTTTCTTGCCATAGCGCGTATAGCCGATAGACACACAAAGATACACTAG
- the serA gene encoding phosphoglycerate dehydrogenase, protein MTKPVVLIAEELSPATIDSLGSDFHIVNVDGTDRAALLSEVASADAILVRSATQVDAEVLAAAPNLKVIARAGVGLDNVDIKTATAGGVMVVNAPTSNIISAAELTVGHILSLARHIPQAHEALSRGDWKRSAYTGTELYEKTIGIIGLGRIGALVAERLKGFGVHLVAYDPYVTSARAQHLGVQLVTLDELLQQADFLTIHMPKTPETTGMIGAEQLAQMKSTAYVVNVARGGLIDEDALYYALQQKTIAGAGLDVYVQEPPRDLPLIGLPNVVVTPHLGASTDEAQEKAGVSVAKSVRLALEGELVPDAVNVAGGVIDPYVRPGLPLTEKLGQVFSALAHSPLTSVDIEVHGELSHHDIKVLRLAALKGIFTNVVSEPLSYVNAPLIAEQRGIEVRLLSDEVSDAYRNVITLRGALSDGSQISVSGTLSGPKQIEKLVEINGYDVELPFAEHMIVFTYRDRPGIVAAYGRLLGDAGINIAGLQIARDSEAGRALSVLSIDSPAPDELLTQVRDEILADTLRQIDIIS, encoded by the coding sequence GTGACAAAACCGGTCGTGCTCATAGCCGAAGAACTTTCCCCCGCAACTATTGATTCCTTAGGGTCGGATTTTCACATTGTGAATGTTGATGGCACCGACCGTGCGGCGCTTCTCTCTGAAGTGGCCTCTGCTGATGCCATTCTGGTTCGGTCTGCTACTCAGGTTGACGCGGAGGTGTTGGCGGCAGCCCCGAACCTTAAGGTTATTGCCCGAGCGGGCGTTGGCCTTGACAACGTTGATATTAAAACCGCAACTGCCGGTGGGGTAATGGTTGTCAATGCCCCCACCTCAAACATCATTAGTGCCGCTGAGCTCACCGTGGGTCACATTCTCAGTCTTGCACGCCACATTCCCCAGGCACACGAGGCGCTATCCAGGGGAGACTGGAAGCGCTCCGCCTATACGGGCACGGAGCTTTATGAAAAAACGATCGGAATTATTGGGCTGGGACGTATCGGTGCCCTGGTTGCGGAACGACTTAAGGGTTTTGGTGTGCACCTTGTGGCATACGATCCATATGTAACCAGCGCCCGTGCACAGCACCTGGGGGTACAGCTGGTCACCCTCGACGAATTGCTTCAGCAGGCTGACTTCCTTACCATCCACATGCCTAAGACCCCCGAAACCACCGGAATGATTGGTGCTGAACAACTGGCGCAAATGAAGAGCACCGCCTATGTTGTTAATGTGGCCCGTGGCGGTCTGATTGACGAGGATGCTCTGTATTACGCGCTACAACAAAAAACTATTGCCGGGGCTGGGCTTGACGTCTATGTGCAGGAACCGCCGCGTGACTTGCCGCTTATCGGGCTCCCCAACGTGGTTGTTACACCTCATCTGGGGGCCTCGACCGACGAAGCGCAGGAAAAAGCTGGGGTGTCGGTTGCTAAATCAGTGCGTCTTGCCCTGGAAGGTGAGCTTGTTCCCGACGCGGTTAACGTTGCCGGTGGGGTTATCGATCCCTACGTCCGCCCGGGGCTTCCCTTGACAGAAAAACTGGGCCAGGTTTTCTCGGCGCTTGCGCACAGTCCGCTCACAAGCGTAGACATTGAGGTGCACGGGGAACTCTCTCACCACGACATAAAGGTACTACGTTTAGCCGCGCTTAAAGGAATCTTTACCAACGTTGTGAGCGAGCCACTTTCTTATGTAAACGCGCCCCTTATTGCCGAGCAGCGGGGTATAGAGGTTCGGCTTCTGAGCGATGAGGTTTCGGACGCTTATCGCAACGTTATAACCCTGCGTGGTGCCCTGAGCGATGGATCACAGATTTCGGTTTCTGGAACCCTCAGTGGACCCAAACAGATCGAAAAGCTTGTTGAGATTAACGGTTACGATGTGGAGCTTCCTTTTGCTGAGCACATGATTGTCTTTACGTACAGGGACCGCCCGGGAATCGTTGCTGCGTACGGACGTCTTTTGGGTGATGCGGGAATCAACATAGCGGGACTTCAGATTGCGCGTGACTCGGAGGCGGGTCGCGCCCTGAGCGTCCTCAGTATTGACTCACCGGCTCCGGATGAACTCCTTACGCAGGTGCGTGACGAGATTTTGGCTGACACTCTGCGCCAGATCGACATCATTAGTTAG
- a CDS encoding polyribonucleotide nucleotidyltransferase: MEGPEIKFAETVLDNGKFGTRTIRFEAGRLAQQAQGAVAAYLDEETMLLSATSVSKRPKENFDFFPLTVDVEERSYAAGKIPGSFFRREGRPSTEAILVCRLIDRPLRPSFVDGLRNEVQIVVTVLSIAPGEFYDALAINAASASTQISGLPFSGPIAGVRLALIGDQWVAFPRAAQLEEAVFDLMVAGRVVVAPDGSEDVAIMMVEAEATENSWNLIQGGAQKPNEAIVAQGLEAAKPFLKQLVKAQEQLATQAAKEVADYPVFPAYSDETYGAVAALAEAELVNIYQIADKVERQSADDALKERVVTAIGVKIENGELPEDAAEQLSAAYKSVTKNVVRGRILAEGVRIDGRGLRDIRALDAEVQVIPRVHGSAIFQRGETQILGVTTLNMLKMEQQIDSLSPVKAKRYLHHYNFPPYSTGETGRVGSPKRREIGHGFLAERALAPVLPSREEFPYAIRQVSEALSSNGSTSMGSVCASTLSLLNAGVPLRAPVAGIAMGLVSDEIDGETRYAALTDILGAEDALGDMDFKVAGTSEFITAIQLDTKLDGIPASVLAGALTQAKEARTTILNVLTQAIDTPDEMAPTAPRVITVNIPVDKIGELIGPKGKTINSIQDETGADISIDDDGTVYIGAVDGPSAEAARIQVNAIANPQNPEIGEQYLGTVVKNAAFGAFISLLPGKDGLLHISEVRKLAGGKRVENVDDVLSIGQKVLVEITKIDDRGKLSLSPVLEEDASEASTDNSGEASE; this comes from the coding sequence TTGGAAGGTCCAGAGATTAAATTTGCTGAAACCGTTCTTGATAACGGAAAATTCGGCACCCGTACCATTCGTTTTGAAGCCGGTCGTCTCGCGCAGCAGGCTCAGGGAGCGGTAGCCGCTTACCTAGACGAAGAGACCATGCTGCTCTCCGCAACAAGCGTGAGCAAACGCCCCAAAGAAAACTTCGATTTCTTCCCGCTGACGGTTGATGTCGAGGAGCGTTCGTACGCCGCCGGAAAGATCCCCGGATCCTTTTTCCGTCGTGAAGGACGCCCCTCAACAGAGGCTATCCTGGTGTGTCGTCTGATTGACCGGCCCCTGCGTCCTTCGTTTGTGGATGGCCTCCGCAATGAGGTTCAGATTGTCGTCACTGTTTTGAGTATTGCTCCGGGCGAGTTCTATGACGCCCTGGCCATTAACGCGGCTTCGGCCTCTACCCAGATCTCGGGTCTGCCGTTCTCGGGACCGATTGCCGGTGTTCGATTGGCGCTTATCGGAGATCAGTGGGTGGCCTTCCCTCGGGCAGCACAGCTTGAGGAAGCAGTGTTCGATCTCATGGTTGCCGGACGTGTTGTTGTTGCGCCCGATGGTAGCGAGGACGTTGCCATCATGATGGTGGAAGCAGAAGCAACAGAAAATAGCTGGAACCTTATCCAGGGAGGTGCACAAAAACCCAATGAGGCAATCGTTGCTCAGGGACTTGAGGCGGCAAAGCCCTTCCTCAAGCAGCTTGTCAAAGCTCAGGAACAGCTTGCCACTCAAGCAGCCAAAGAGGTCGCAGACTACCCGGTTTTTCCGGCATATTCAGATGAGACCTATGGGGCTGTGGCCGCGCTGGCCGAGGCCGAACTGGTTAATATCTATCAGATTGCAGACAAGGTAGAACGTCAAAGTGCTGACGACGCGCTGAAAGAGCGCGTCGTTACGGCAATCGGTGTCAAGATAGAAAATGGCGAGCTTCCTGAAGACGCCGCCGAACAGCTTTCTGCCGCCTACAAATCTGTAACAAAAAACGTTGTTCGTGGGCGTATCCTTGCCGAAGGCGTACGTATTGATGGTAGAGGCCTACGCGACATTCGTGCCCTGGATGCCGAGGTTCAGGTGATTCCACGTGTGCACGGTTCGGCTATCTTCCAGCGTGGCGAGACCCAAATTCTTGGTGTTACCACGCTCAACATGCTCAAGATGGAGCAGCAGATCGATTCGCTCTCGCCCGTGAAGGCCAAGCGTTACCTGCACCACTACAACTTTCCGCCCTATTCAACGGGTGAAACCGGTCGTGTGGGTAGCCCTAAGCGTCGCGAAATTGGACACGGATTCCTTGCGGAGCGCGCACTTGCACCCGTGCTTCCATCGCGCGAAGAGTTTCCCTACGCTATCCGTCAGGTTTCTGAAGCGCTGAGCTCCAATGGTTCCACCTCGATGGGATCTGTGTGCGCATCCACACTCTCATTGCTGAACGCCGGTGTGCCCCTCCGCGCACCCGTTGCCGGCATCGCCATGGGATTGGTGAGTGATGAGATAGACGGTGAGACCCGTTACGCTGCCCTCACAGATATCCTGGGTGCGGAAGACGCGCTCGGTGATATGGACTTTAAAGTGGCGGGAACAAGCGAATTTATCACCGCTATCCAGCTGGATACCAAGCTTGACGGCATTCCGGCTTCGGTTTTGGCGGGAGCTCTCACCCAGGCAAAAGAGGCTCGGACCACCATCCTTAACGTTCTTACCCAGGCGATCGATACTCCCGACGAGATGGCCCCCACGGCCCCCCGGGTGATTACGGTGAATATTCCCGTCGATAAGATCGGTGAGCTCATTGGGCCCAAGGGTAAGACAATTAACTCGATCCAGGATGAAACCGGAGCCGACATCTCGATTGATGACGATGGAACCGTATACATCGGTGCCGTTGATGGCCCCTCGGCTGAGGCTGCACGGATTCAGGTGAATGCTATTGCTAACCCGCAGAATCCTGAAATCGGGGAACAGTACCTGGGAACAGTTGTAAAGAACGCCGCGTTTGGTGCGTTTATTTCCCTACTGCCGGGCAAAGACGGCCTGTTGCACATCTCTGAGGTGCGCAAGCTTGCCGGAGGAAAACGGGTAGAGAACGTTGACGATGTGCTCTCGATCGGACAAAAGGTGCTTGTTGAGATCACCAAGATTGATGATCGTGGCAAGCTGTCGCTTTCCCCGGTTCTTGAGGAGGATGCGTCTGAGGCATCCACCGACAACAGCGGGGAAGCCTCAGAATAA